A stretch of DNA from Nonlabens ponticola:
GGAAACATGCTGGTGAGCAAGACCAACGACCTATGCGATATCACGATCGCAGCAGATAGTCACGTGCTTATTTTTGGCGGTGAGCCATTTCCAGAAGAGCGTCATATCTACTGGAATTTTGTAAGCCATTCACAAGAAAAAATTGAAGCTGCTAAACAAGCGTGGAAAGAAAAGACCTTTCCTATGATGGATAATGATGATAGTTATGTGCCGTTGCCAGAGTGATTAAAAGAAGTAACTGACTCCTATATTCACTTGTTGCATATTCAAATTGAACCCGAAAGAACTAGATGTCGATTCCTCACCAAACTCAGGCTCTATGTTGGCGGTAGCATAACCTAGACTACCTACCTGTGCCTGTAGCGCGAATGCGTCATTTAAAGAGTAGCTAATACCTGGTCTCAAGCCAATTGAAAATCCGTCGATGTCTGCAGAAAATGAATTGGACTCTTGGTTTGATATGAAATATTCAACTTCTCCTTGAATGTTCAGCGCAAAATTTTCTGAGAGAGAAAAATACTTTTTAACATAAGGTCTGAAACTGTAAGACCTTGCATAGCTTGTATTAGTAATTTGTGAAAACGAACTAGAACTCTCACTTTCATTGTAGGTAAAACCTAGACCTAATCCAATCACCAAATCGTCGCTAACCGCCAGACCCAGCTGCGGTATAAAACCAAAACTTAAATCATCACTCTCAAACGAGTCATTTTCACTGTTTGAGGAACTGAAACTTACAGCGCCAGTCAGCTCATAAGTTCCTTGACTGATAAATGACGTCTTTTCTTCCTCTTCTTGTGCAAATAAAACGGCAGATGATAGGATTGTCATTGCAAATATTATTTTTTTCATGGTTAGTTTGATTAAATGGATGCATAGATAAGAATAATCCTTGTAATTAGGAATATGCATCAATGAGGTTGCCTCCATAGCAAATTCCAAATCTTTGCATAAACCTAGGCCAAAGTAATGTTAGCGATTGCTGTGATAGCCACCCTATTTCCTAACTTGTTATTCCAAATAAAAACGAAAGCTATGAAAACGCCCAACTACAAAGAAACACAAGGAAAACACCCGATTCCTCACGCTAAGAATATCGCAAAAGATGACAACCTACAACCAGAGTCTGTGACCATCAAAAACGAAACTAGCGAGGAAGAAGAGTAGTTTTTCTCATTTCAACAACAAAGGGGAGAAGTTATTCTGCCCTTTTTTGTGTTACATGATTAGCTTTTATTCGTAGCTGAATTTCTGGATTGGTTCTTCTAATTAGCCATTGATCCACTTATACATTCTGGATCTGTTCAAAAGAAAAAAGATTATGGAACAAAATATGGAAAACTTCGATAAGTGTAATATTCATTTATTTTAACTCCAGGTTGAAATGAAGTTATCATTCTTTCATATCCTTTACTTAGAACCCCAATTTTATAGCGAAAAAATAGACTATCGTTTTGAAATTGAAGTCTTTTTATTTTTTGAGCTTTATCTAAATTGATATTATTAATTGACTTTTGATCATAGAATCGTTGCGATATGATAACTAAAGAATCTGTGTTATTTAAAACGTGATAGAAATTGTAATTCTCAATCACATCGGTTTTAATCAATTTCAAATTGCTTTGGTTCACATCAAAAGCCGAAAAAAATATTCCAATAATAATCACAAACGATGTTGTGTGTTTCTTGAGCATAAAACCTTTGCTAAATGATTTAAACTTCTCATTTCCCATAATGATACCTGCAAGCTGCGATAAATAATTGATCCTGAGAATATTTGTAAACCAGACGATGCTCTGCGGTAATACGTCTAGACCAGTAACCTTGCAGGTCGCCTTTCAACGCTTCGGGTTTTCCTATCCCTTCAAATGGTGTACGGCTGCAATTTTTGATGAGCTCGTTGATTCTCTTCAGAATCTTCTTATCCGTTTTCTGCCAATATAGGTAATCATTCCACGCTTGACTAGACCAGGTAAGTTTCATTTCTCAAGCAAATCATTCTCTATACCATTCCCGCTTTCTAGTTCACGTATCGATGATAGCAAAACATCTCTATTCTTTCCACTTAATAAATAAGCAGTCTCTTTCATAGAATTATACTCATCCAGCGAAATCAATACTAGATCCTTGCCACCTTTTCTTTTAATCACGAGGTCGCTAACATCAGTGATTACTTTATCAAACCAAAATTTGAGATTTGATCTAAATTCAGAATAATTGACTACATCCATACTGCAAATATAATACGTACTTATTTAAGTACTTGAAATTAAGCAATAGTCGCACCATTCACAACCGCATCATCAGGATTGACAAAAACCAATTTTCCATCAGGATCTTCGGCAAGTAGGATCATTCCTTGCGATTCTACACCCATCAATTTTCTAGGTGCAAGGTTGGCTAGTACGGTTACTTTTCTGCCTATGAGTTCATCGGCAGTGAAGTGTTTTGCGATGCCGCTCACGATGGTTCTTTTATCAATACCAGTATCGACCGTCATGACCATGAGTTTGTTGGATTTCGGTAGCTTTTCTGCGGTTAGGATTTCTGCTACACGCAGGTCCATTTTCATAAAATCGTCATAGTTGGTTTCTTCTTTTTGAGGCATAAGATTAGGTGTTGTGATTTGGTTGGCGGCTTTAGTAGCTTCTAGTTTTTGCAATTGAGCTTCAATCTGCTCGTCCTCAATTTTTGAGAACAGCAATTCGGCTTTATTGATTTTGTAGCCGTGGTGTAGTAATTCCTGTTTTTGAGCGATGTCGTTCCACTCGATTTTGACCAGATCTGCACGCAATCTGGCAGCAGGATTTGATGCTATGTTGAGCATGTCCTGTAACTTGCCTGCGGTGTGTGGCAAGAACGGCTCTGCCAGCACGGCAAGAGCTCCAGCGATTTGTAAACCTATAAACATGATGGTTTTCACGCGTTCTGGATCAGTTTTGATGAGCTTCCACGGTTCTTCATCGGCTAGGTATTTGTTTCCTAATCTTGCAAGATTCATGAACTCGTTTGCGCTTTCGCGAAAGCGGTATCTCTCCAAACTACTTTCTATACTCGCAGGAAATGCATTGACCGCATCTAGCGTCTCTTGATCTACCTGAGTGAACTCGCCTGGCTGTGGAACCACGCCGTCGTAATATTTGTGCGTCAATACCAGCGCGCGATTGATGAAATTCCCTAGAATGGCCACCAACTCATTATTATTGCGCGCCTGAAAGTCTTTCCAGGTAAAATTATTATCCTTGGTTTCTGGTGCGTTTGCGGTAAGCACGTACCTCAACACGTCCTGCTGACCTGGAAAATCCTGCAGGTATTCATGCAACCAAACAGCCCAGTTGCGCGAGGTAGAAATTTTATCGTCCTCAAGGTTCAAGAACTCGTTTGCAGGAACATTGTCCGGCAAGATGAAATCGCCGTGCGCCTTGAGCATCGCGGGAAAAATGATACAGTGAAAAACGATATTATCCTTACCTATAAAGTGCAACAGTTTGGTATCCTCATTTTTCCAATAATCTTCCCAGTTTTTGCCCTCACGAGAAGCCCATTCCTTAGTTGAGGAAATGTAACCAATAGGCGCATCAAACCAAACGTACAGCACCTTGCCGTCTGCGCCTTCTACAGGAACGGGAATACCCCAATCCAGATCGCGTGTCACGGCGCGTGGTTTTAAACCATCTGTGATCCAGCCTTTCACCTGGCCCAGTACGTTGGTTTTCCAGTCGTCGGCATGGCCTTCTACGATCCACTCGTTTAAAAAGTCGCTGTATTGATCCAGTGGTAAAAACCAGTGCTTGGTCTCGCGCAACTCTGGCACGTTGCCTGTAATGGCACTTTTAGGCTCAATCAAATCTGTTGCATTGTGGCTGGTGCCGCAACGCTCGCATTGATCGCCATAAGATTCTGGATTGCCGCATTTGGGACAGGTTCCAATCACAAAACGATCTGCGAGAAACTGGTCTGCCTCTTTATCATATAACTGCTCCGTAACTTGCTCTACAAATTTGCCGTCCTCATATAATTTAAGGAAAAACTGACTAGCGGTTTC
This window harbors:
- a CDS encoding outer membrane beta-barrel protein — encoded protein: MKKIIFAMTILSSAVLFAQEEEEKTSFISQGTYELTGAVSFSSSNSENDSFESDDLSFGFIPQLGLAVSDDLVIGLGLGFTYNESESSSSFSQITNTSYARSYSFRPYVKKYFSLSENFALNIQGEVEYFISNQESNSFSADIDGFSIGLRPGISYSLNDAFALQAQVGSLGYATANIEPEFGEESTSSSFGFNLNMQQVNIGVSYFF
- a CDS encoding Txe/YoeB family addiction module toxin, with protein sequence MKLTWSSQAWNDYLYWQKTDKKILKRINELIKNCSRTPFEGIGKPEALKGDLQGYWSRRITAEHRLVYKYSQDQLFIAACRYHYGK
- a CDS encoding type II toxin-antitoxin system Phd/YefM family antitoxin; the protein is MDVVNYSEFRSNLKFWFDKVITDVSDLVIKRKGGKDLVLISLDEYNSMKETAYLLSGKNRDVLLSSIRELESGNGIENDLLEK
- the metG gene encoding methionine--tRNA ligase: MSNQQRYTITAALPYTNGPVHIGHLAGVYVPADIYARYQRLKGSDVAFICGSDEHGVPITLKAKKEGVTPQEIVDRYHKIIGDSFEEFGISFDNYSRTSAQVHHETASQFFLKLYEDGKFVEQVTEQLYDKEADQFLADRFVIGTCPKCGNPESYGDQCERCGTSHNATDLIEPKSAITGNVPELRETKHWFLPLDQYSDFLNEWIVEGHADDWKTNVLGQVKGWITDGLKPRAVTRDLDWGIPVPVEGADGKVLYVWFDAPIGYISSTKEWASREGKNWEDYWKNEDTKLLHFIGKDNIVFHCIIFPAMLKAHGDFILPDNVPANEFLNLEDDKISTSRNWAVWLHEYLQDFPGQQDVLRYVLTANAPETKDNNFTWKDFQARNNNELVAILGNFINRALVLTHKYYDGVVPQPGEFTQVDQETLDAVNAFPASIESSLERYRFRESANEFMNLARLGNKYLADEEPWKLIKTDPERVKTIMFIGLQIAGALAVLAEPFLPHTAGKLQDMLNIASNPAARLRADLVKIEWNDIAQKQELLHHGYKINKAELLFSKIEDEQIEAQLQKLEATKAANQITTPNLMPQKEETNYDDFMKMDLRVAEILTAEKLPKSNKLMVMTVDTGIDKRTIVSGIAKHFTADELIGRKVTVLANLAPRKLMGVESQGMILLAEDPDGKLVFVNPDDAVVNGATIA